GAGGAGGGAAATCTTCCAGACAGGACCTCCATTCAATGGCTGTACATGCGGTGGTATGCGGTCTGGCTGAGTAGCTTGACGGCATTCACACAGCACAAGGTTATTGCCTGTCTGGGTGTCTCTTAGTCTATCTCTCACTTTTACTCTTCCAAAAGCTTTCACTGACTGAGCTGTCTCTTCAATGTCTGATAAGTCAAAATCAGAAGGAACATCATGCAGTACAAAAGCCCGGTTTGGGTCTATACCTGCTTTACTGCACCAGCTACTAAGCTCAGGTGCAATTTGAGACTCTTTTCGAGTAGTCATCATATAAACCCTAATGCTGGTGTGCTAGGCTGTGAAAATCTGTAAACAAAATACTCCTTTAAAGAACAAACTAGAAAAGTTAAGCACGGGAGTATCCCAGCGGTGCCTCCATAATTGTGTAACACCCGTCCCACGTTCTATTGAGAGGGGCCCTGGGTTCCTGTTGTTACTTTCCTATTGATACTCCCTTTTTAATGCTTATGGTATTAAATATGCAATAAAACTACACTATATggaaataaatcacacacaagcaGGTCAATTATAAAGTTAACTCCACTTTAGTGAATGCTGAATTaacaacacaaataaaataagtaaaatcaaTAAAGTTTGTTAAACAATGATAAGGTATCTACctcaacagaaacaaaataatcaaataatattGTGGGCCCACACGCACTctcaccaaacacacacacacacctcaagtGCTACAGTCTTTCTGCTAGCAAACCCCTCGTTGCAGGCCTGAGGCGTGGCTAGGGTGCGTTGGGACCTAAAACAATATGGTCGCTTCACTTGTTGCCAAgcagtacaaataaaaagcaCGTGCAAACAACAGTACTCACACCTCCAGGCAGTTCAAGGGGATAGCGGGGAAACTGGGTCACGGCTACCAGCAGGCCGCGGCAGCAGCACTCACAGTCGTCCTTTCCACGTGCTCCCACGTGAACACATAACTTCAGCACACCAGCAGAAGGGACCTCTCTGACCACCAGCAAGACGTCCGTCTCCTCCTACTGAATCACACAACTCCGCTAAATGCCAGTTCACATGCGATAACATTCAATCTTAGCAttagcttaataaataaaaacagagcagaACAAGAGCTTAGCGAATATGCTAGGCTACGCTAGCGGCTATGTTAGCAGTTGTGCTAGCGGCTGTGTTAGCGCTAATCCGTTTTACACAATAACATTGGGTACAAGTGTCAGACAAAATCCACCTTTACCTCACAGTAGGGTACAACAGTTCTCGACTCCAGTTAACTATCCGTTAACCCGAAAATGCGTCTGTCGCCCTTCTATGAACTCTGCGTTCACTCGACACTGTTCAGCTCTCGTCTCTCTCGCTTCCTGCAGAGTGCACACGGCTCCCCACTTACTCCCACCCCTCTACCTGAGACTACTTCAGGGTTCACTGGAGCTGTAGTACATATCAATACCATATCAAAAATAATGACATAAAcctcaaaatacaaataaaaaggtTGTGCATTTAACTGACACACATCACATACTTTGCAGGCATTTGTATACATTCTTGAacacattaaacatttgcaatTAACTATCAATATTAATGAACAAATTGAAATAATGAGCTACTTATATAGCCAGGGCTACATATATTTTCTGATAATAATGTTGCAGCGTCAGACAGTATCTTTCTGTGTGAGCCAGAATATTATTGCTGCTACTCATCACTTTTATAAGAGACTTTACTACATGcctgctttttttttagctctgaAAATAATGCAGATTATTATGTATTACAGATCTATGCATATGAAGCATAGATCTGATATgataattatgtgtttttgcttttgcaggGTGCAAATGCTAAATTCAACCTGAGACTGATTGGACCAGGAAGAATGCTGCGAGTTGTCCCTCAGACTGTACTCAATGAGGCCCAAGTCACAATCTTAGTAGAAGACTCTGCTGCCATGGACTATGAGAAATACCACTTTCTAACATACAAGGTAAATTATTTACACTAGCATGCCAAAATATACATGCACTACAGTAGATTAAAATTAGGTTTGAAAAATGCATGTAtatttctaatatttttttcttcctcagcTCCTTGCGGTTGAGATCGACACACCAGAGAAATTCAGCGCTACAGCGGACATCGTCATTCATCTCCTGGACACCAATGACAACGCTCCCAAATTCTCTTCAGATTACTACATTGCCAGAATTCCAGAAAATTCACCCGGTGGCTCCAATGTGGTCACAGTCACGGTGAGCCAGTCTCTTCATCCTGTCTAAAAATACATGCCATCACCAATGTACGTCACTCAGAGCTAAAGAGGAATGCTGATTTTAACAAAATGCCCAACAGGGCTATTAATCCCCTAAATGTAGACTTTTTGAGCGGGGAGGGTTGGGATAATATGTGAAAACATGTAGATAAAAGCTAGGCGACGTAAGCTGCCAGATGGCTAtcactttcattttgttgtgtaACACCAAATTCacagacatgttttttttctctgatgcTTAGCAGCACATGCCTCTACAGCATCAAAATATGTACTGAAGTAAAAGGAACACTTAAGGACATGACGATTTGATTGATACTTGGCTCACATCGTCTTTTGCCCTTGTCTGTTCCTGTCAGCCCCACAGGGGCTCAAAGCAACAGGGAGGCTCATTATTAAATCCTGACCTTGCGTGAACACCACAGGGGTTTGTTGCCTTGATCCCAGGCAATTTCAATCAGATAGAAGAGCAGCCAACAACTGACCTTGGACGCATAGAGACAGGCATCCCAGCAGCTACAGACACAAAGATTagccgatgatgatgatgatgttcctATGACATCAAAAATCTGTCTTTTTATAGCTGACCCCTGAAACATCATGTTCCAGTTGAGCACATTTTCATTCAGTTTACTGAGTCCATGCTGGCAGACAACACGAAAGTGCAGATTTTTCTTCATTCATGACGAAAACAGATGCAAactaaaaagaaagaggaaagagaaaagGCAAGTCAACACAGTACTGGTCATTGGCTGTGCTTGAATGACAGTTTAGTGTAGGATAGGTGCTGCAACATATTAAACTCACTGCTGTAAAACTTGCGTTGAACTCAGGTGTTTAATCTACAGCCAAACATGACATTTTATTCTCTATGATCTATCATAGCTCTGTCATTCACTTACACGGCACTATATGGATGAGACAGGGTGCTAAATGTCTATTAGGTTGTGCATTAAATATTGATAATTGCATGGACCCTCCTTCTCGCCTGTGGTTGCtcggatagatggatggatggatatttgtaTCTAATgacatattaaaaataatactgTTACAATACTAGAGTagttaaataattattaaataattacaaATAATTAATGAAAGTATAATTACTCAGTGCATAAACATATTACACTAACATGAATCTGTGTGAAcgtgaattttgtttttgtttttcccatgTGAATATGATGGCTTTTGCTGATTTTGTCTTTACtttatgttcaaaataaagattttattgACTGATTGATTCATTGATACCTGTCTACAGGCATTTGACCCAGACTCAGGACCTTGGGGTGAAGTTAAGTACTCTATCTATGGATCAGGGGCTGAGCTGTAAGTGCAATAAATGAGCTTTATGTTTTGCCAGTAGGACACAGTAAAAATGAGTCCTTTTAAATGCTGTTGTTCCATTCACATATTCAGATGTAACATCTCTGCAACATCTCCACAAGACCTCCACATATTCACATGCATTGGTGTAGAAAAAGCATTAATTTGATTTTAGAATATATCTTTTAAATGTTCAGAGAATAACTAAATAACTTTGTCGCCTTCACTGTGTCTATTCATCAGTCTTTGGATAGTGATCACAGAagaatatttttaatgtttatagtacaaagaaaaaagaatatatTTTACTATACTATAGTAAAATATAGTAATCAACACCTgacatgtgggtttttttccagTAGTGAAACCAAATTTTATAGAATAAACATTATATCTAATGTACAACTGTGTCAAGAAGCTCAAATAAAGTATATCTCTTCAAATAATGCACTACACTGTAAGCATACACTGTAGCAAAAACACATCTGCCTGAAAGCTGGACAGATATGTAAGAGCACACTAGTTTTTCATATCACGACTTGATTCTTTTTATTTCCCCTAAGCACCGTAGCCCAGAGGATTTACtagtgtttttcactttttattagTTTCCCAGCAGAAATCCATTCTCCAGATCCAAGACTACACAGTTCTTTCTGATATTACAGAGTACTGTATATCCACAGCGTGCATTTACTCACACTTAAAATGCAGACACATCTTGCCATTGGGATCCTTTATTTTTTGGGTTTATATTTATGTTCACTGTCTGTTCAGCTGCAACACAAACCCACAGGCACATGCTGGTAGGAATGAGGTTACCATCTACTTTGGTTGTTCAAATGCAAGGGGAAAGTATTTTTACACCCCTCTGTAGCAATAAATTAGAAGAGATATGTGATGTCACATCAAGGCATCAAGGACAAGGATTTCCAAAATAAGCAGAGGAGAGAGATTTAGCTTAGTGCGTACTTGTTTAGTCAAACTGATTTTGAAACTGTGTCACCTCAGATTATTCTCGAAATTGCTGCTTTGATTTTAAAATGGTTATGAAGCAATGCATGACCACATGCTTGGGCTCTGCATCTGAAAGAATAAAGCAGTTCATATTGCAGACTTTACACTGTTTTACACTTTGTGGTTGAGCGCTTAAGTGTACACAAGAGTAGACAGTCCTTTTGCCTGCCCGCCCTCGGTCTGCGATAATCCTTTAATGGGATTGGAGGAGAAAATAGACTGCTCTTTGCTTCTGACTAACTTGTGCTGGAACCTTGTAGGACAGCTAaacaagtcagtttgtgaaaCAATCTGTATCTTTTACTGTATCTTATCTCTCCAGCATCGCATAATTAAAGAAAATCTGGCACTATAGGTTGAAGTTTAGTAATATGAGGTCTCCATAACAGCATCCTGCTTGTTtgtttcccccaaaaagtaTTCTTCTTATTTCAATTTCATATTTTTCCCCTGGTTGTCCTCACCTCATCAGGAGTGGTTCTGTGCTCCATCAGTTGAGCCTACCCCGAGAGTTTGAGAACCAGAGTTTGACCTCGCTCACTAACACCTCTGAAGTCACCTTTCAAACTTGTTTTATCTTGTCCGTTCAATTTAATGAAAATTTTTGGCTTTACGAGAAGTTAGGGCAACCTTTCAGTGAGACAAGACTCCGAAAAGCATCTGCACGACTTCAACTAGTTCCAGTCTTTATACAACGTTAAGCTAGCCATGCTAAGACTTGCTGTTGCTGCATACTCTATactccatccatcctcatccgctttgtccggggccgggtcgcgggggcagcagcctaagcaaagaggcccagacctccctctccccagccacctcctccagcttatccgggggaataccaaggcgttcccaggccagccgagagatataatctctccagcgtgtcctgggtctgccccggggcctcctcccggtgggacatgcctggaacacctcacccaggaggcgcccagggggcatccttgtcagatgcccgaaccacctcagctggctcctttcgatgtggagcagcagctgctctactctgagcccctcccggatggccgaacttctcaccctatctctaagggagaggccagccacccttcggaggaagctcatttctcccgcttgtatccgcgatctcgttctttcggtcactacccacagctcgtggccataggtgagggtagggacgtagatcgaccggtaaattgagagcttcgcttttacactcagctccctcttcaccacgacggaccggtgcagcgtccgcattactgcagctgcagccccaatccgtctgtcgatctccggctcccttctcccatcactcgcgaacaagaccccgagatacttgaactcctccacttggggcaggaactcatccccgacccggagtgggcactccacccttttccggctgagaaccatggcctcagatttggaggtgctgatcctcattcccgctgcttcacactcggctgcgaaccgttccagtgcgagctggagggcctcacccgatgaagccaacagaaccacatcatctgcaaaaatcagagatgagattctgaggccaccaaagcgaaagccctccgccacttggctgtgcctagaaatcctgtccataaaaattatgaacagaaccggagacaaagggcagccctggcggagcccatcacccaccgggaacgagtccgacttattgccggcaatgcgaaccaagctcttgcaacagttgtatagggatcgaatggcccgtagcaatgggccagacaccccatattcccgcaacacctcccacaggacaccccgagggacacggtcgaatgccttctccaagtccacaaaacacatgtagactggttgggcaaactcccatgcaccctcaagtatcctggagaggataaagagctggtccagtgttccgcaaccaggacgaaaaccgcattgttcctcctgtatccgaggttcgactaacggacgaactctcctttccagcaccctggcatagactttcccagggaggctgaggagtgtgatccccctgtagttggaacacaccctccggtcccctttcttaaagatggggaccaccaccccggtctgccagtccacaggtactgcccctgatctccacacaacattgcagaggcgtgtcaaccaggacagccctacaacgtccagagccttcaggaactcggggcggacctcatcaacaccaggggctctgccaccaaggagttgtttaactgcctcagtgacctcgcccctggaaattggcgggtcattcccctcatccccagactctgcttcctcctcggaagacgtgtcagtgggattaaggaggtcctcgaagtattccttccaccgcctgacaattttctcagtcgacgtcagcagcgctccgccagcactatacacagtgcaggtagagcactgctttcccctcctgagacgtctgacggtttgccagaatctcttcgaggcagtccgaaagtctttttccatggcctctccgaactcctcccacacccgagtttttgcttcagccactgcccgagccgcattccgcttggcctgtcgatacctgtcggctgcctccggagtcccacaggctaaccaagcccgataggactccttcttcagcctagtggctcccttcacctctggtgtccaccatttggttcggggattaccaccacggcaggcaccaaccaccttgcggccgcagctcaatgcagcagcttcggcaatggagacgctgaacatggtccattcggactcaatgtccccagtctccctcggaatgctgttgaagctctgccggaggtgtgcgttgaagatctcgcggactggggcttctgctagacgttcccagcacaccctcactacgcgtttaggtgcaccaggtctgtccagcgtcttcccccgccacctgatccaactcaccaccaggtggtgatcagttgacagctcagcccctctctttacccgagtgtccagaacatatggtcgcaggtctgctgatacgattacaaaatcgatcatcgacctacggcctagagcatcctggtgccacgtgcacttatggacactcttatgttcgaacagggtgttcgttatggccaaactgtgattagcacagaagtccaataacagagcaccgctcgggttcagatcagggaggccgttcctcccaatcacgcccctccaggtctcgctgtcgttacccacgtgagcattgaagtctcccagcaggacaacagagtctccaggtggagcaccctccagcaccccccccccccccccccccccccccccccccccagggactctaagaaggctgggtacttcTAGAAGTAATAAGATTGATTTTGTGTTAGCTCATTTAAAAATGAGGTAGGTTTTTTCTGGACCTAAATGACACTCTAAAGATTTGAGGTTGGGGTATTAGCAGCCTACATCACAATTATATTTCAAAGCTCCAAAACTCACAGTCTGTGTGACAAAATCAGTGCCAAGATTTAGCAAGAAGTGCAATCCAAGTGCTTAAAACAGATGACTAATTGTTTAGGGGGGAAAAGTATCATATAATCTACAATAACAAATACGTATAAAATGTTCATGGTGCATGGTGTCTTGATATTCATTGTCCAAAGAAGTCAGTTTACAGAAGACTCATCACTGTACACAGGTTCCTGATCAAACCTGACTCTGGGATCATCTACACACAGCCGTGGGCAAGCCTGGATGCTGAGGTCAGGTCCAAGTATAACTTCTATGTGAAGGCAGAGGACACAGAGGGGAAATACAACCTGGCTGAAGTCTTTGTGACTGTGTTGGACTTGAATGACCACTCTCCTGCTTTCTATGATAACTTCCTTGAGAAGACCATGGTGATTGGAGCTCCAGTGAAAATAGAGGTATGCAGCTCtctttaaacaaaatgaaacttgGTAAAAGTGAATATTTTCAGTACCCTTACTGTCTGCAGGCTGTGGATGATGATGCAGAGGTCCCCAACAACGTTATCGAGTATGCCATCATGAAAGCTGAGCCAGAAAACAATATCTTTGACATTAACGCTGACACAGGCGAGATAATGCTGAAGTCCTACATCAAGTCAATGGCCATCATTCAGAACATCACCAAGAAGAGAGACTGCACCTGGTCGCTGGTGGTGCAGGCCCGTGACCGAGGCCATCCATCCCTCACCACCACCGCCGTCATCAAGATTGACATCACTGAAGCTGTAAGTTGAAACAAAGCAAAAGACCAGCAATATAACAATGAAATCTATGTGAGGCCTTCACGATAAACCCACTAAGATACCAGTTTTTTATGCATCGACATTGTATAAATCATCCTGCACAGTTGCGATGTTAACAGCATGATATCAAACAGAAGATCcacagtttattattatttttatgcacATTCATCAAATTTGAAACACTATACAAAGTACTATACcataatattttaatttgaGAATGTATAGTGAAATACAAAACTGAATCTCACACAAATGCAATTGTCATGTTTACAGATCAAATCCAGATTTTTCTCATACTTCATGGGCCTAAGGAAACGTCCAGGGACAGTGTTTGGGATTTGTTTGACCATTGTCAGCTTTGCCATTTCACTGACAGTCTTCATTTCAACTGTTATGTACTGCAGCTCTTTGAAAAAGACACGTGTGCAACCTCAGGGCAAGATCAGAAAGATTATAAGGAGGCCTGTGCCATAAAGGAAGCTCGCCTTGAGCTCATCAACACAGCAATACTATTGTTATTAGTATGTGGTACCAAGAATTTGTAGCAATCCGTGTCCAGAGGATTTTATTTCAGAACAAGGCTGTGTCTGTAAAAGAGTACAGGAGCACAATATAAATGATCCTATACAATTTGTTTTACCTGTATTTCTGGTTTAATATGACGCTACGACCAAATTAAACAAATTATTTACGTTTGTGTTTGGGTCACACATAAATTCTCATTTTCAGAGAAATAGCCGGAGCCCAGTTCGTTGTATGTGTGCACATActtggtcaataaagctgatTATGATTCTGATGCTGAATGGTCTCCGCTAGTTTCCCAGACaacctctctgatcttgtcttGACAAAATATAAGAAGAGCAGAATActaatttaataaaaaattagTGAAGCAGGCAACAAAATCAATCGTCCATCAAGGAAactacatttaataaataagcgactttgtttttctttatgtcTGTGTAAATTATAATGGCACTAAAGACTTATTTAACACATCTTTTaccaaatgatgaacgcacaaaGTGCAACAAAACATACACAGGACATATTTTTGTGTGACAGAGTATGACTTCACTCCCATGGATGTGAATTCTCCCTGTGCTCTTTTACAGACTCAACTCAAAGGGGGGCCTTTGGGATCATTTTTAATGCAGAATAGAAACAAGCCTTTGCAAATCCTAGGTATGCTTGCTGGTATCATTAGTCTCATGATCATAGTGACAGTCCTCATCTCCACCGCAACATTCATGCGCAACAAAAAGTCCAACCGGATCCTGCCCAATCGCCGTGTGAAGAGAAGGCCGAAGACACAGCACACCTGGCTTTTTAAAAACCCCTTAAAGAGACCCGAAAGGAACGAACAGAAATTTAAGGTTAAAGAGGAAGAGCGGGAACCAGAGGTAATCGTGGAGAATGTCAACCACAACAACAATGCTGGCAGGATTTTGAGACAGTGGCCACCGCCACCGCCACCCTGTGCACCTCCACCAGCTTTTTGCCTCCCGGTGGAGAGGCAGTGGGTCATTCCCACAGTCTCAGCAACCGTGGCACCCAAACCTCTAAAGAAGGCAGTGGTGACCAGGCAGGACTCTGTGAGCAAAGCGCTGGTTTCAGAGCTCAAGATGAGGCTGGAGCAGAAGAGAAAGCCAGATCATTAACACTATTTAATCAAGGTTCTATTTTTACTCTCAGACCTGAGGCCATCTCAAGAACTTAGAAAGGACAGACAATCAGACAGAGTTTCGTTAAGTCCTGTGTGATGATAAAAAGCTCCAGAGCAGCCAGCAAATGAACCTGAAGGTGGGATTGTTCGGTAGACTGATGCTTTCATAACCTACATGAAcagtgctttgtgtgtgtgtgtgtgtgtgtgtgtgtgtgtgtgtgtgtgtgtgtgtgtgtgtgtgtgtgtgttgaaatatactgaaacaacaaagagctTCACTCCTTGTAAATCAACAACAcaatttttattaaaacagaaaaacattcctGGCATGTTTGTCATTATTCAAACCATGTTTTCAGTTCACACCCTTTGGCTTTTGTATGACTCTGAAACAATTAGATCCCCCTTATTTATGTGGCGACACACCAAATTTAAAATTCCTGAACGCAAACCTGGTTTTGGAAATGAAGTCATTCAGAATTCAACAAATGAGACTGTTTGTTTAGGATCTATCCAAGCTCCTTACAAGAGATTTCATGACACTTGAACTCTATGACAAGATCAGCCCAGGTGAAGGAGACCAAGTGATCACATAAGAAGGGCCTTTAATCCGACTCTGCAGGTGTGCTGTACTGTTTGGATCACTGTTTTGTAGCAGCTGCCATATGTTTATTTTCTGGGTTCTTCTGTTTTCTATGTGGCAGATTTTGGGAATTTTCTACTAATAAAAGCACATTGTTTTTCCAAATAAAGGCAGTGTTAGTTAAATAAAGTAATAACACACGTAGCAACATTAAAGTTCTCCCTAAACTATATTATCAAATTATAAGCTGTATGTTATAGATACAGCTCTATTAACTTGTTAGTTTGCAAGATGAGATTACTTTATTTAGGTTACAATTATTTAGAGTTACTTTAGAGTAGAGTATTTCCCCTTCTTCACCAGCAAATTTAACTTTTCAATGAACTGTAAAATTTGAAAAGGCACTTATTGAAGTATTTATAAACGTGCTGATTTAACTGTTCAGGCATCCAGACTGCAACATAGTTAATGTGACATGTATCATCACTACCGGGTGTGCCTGTCCAAAGTAGCCTTGAAGGCACTGACACAAACTTAAACACAGCTTTGATGTCATTAATTTAAGACAAATGCCGTCTTAATGAGCTTGCAAACCGTACTCTACTGCCACTTTCTGGTAACAGTAGAAGCTGCTTAAACTACTGTCCCTGAGGTGAAACACAAAGAAGGTGTTTAAAAATACTTCAAAATGCTATTCTCAACTTTGCAAATGTTCATGTTGCAGCATTTGTTGTGATATTGCCATAGTTCGAGCACTAATAGTCTTGGAGCACGATGGAAATATGAACAACAGGAATTAAAATGAGATGCTTGAAGAAGGCCTTACACAACAATATTACACAtgcgctgttttttttttttgtttttttttattaaaccaGATGTTCTGCAAATATGCAGAGGTGGCAAAAGCACAGACATCCTGTGCAGACACTAGTACAGACACTAGTGTtgaaaaatactccagtaaaagttgaagtactgattcaacttctaTACtcaattaaaagtaaaaaaaaaaagtactgccTCAGAAATATACTCAAAGTTAGAAAGTAACTCCTAGACCTGTTTTTATGGAAAGCTAACTGGACC
This is a stretch of genomic DNA from Maylandia zebra isolate NMK-2024a linkage group LG13, Mzebra_GT3a, whole genome shotgun sequence. It encodes these proteins:
- the cdhr1a gene encoding cadherin-related family member 1a isoform X1, whose amino-acid sequence is MTLFFRMKHVRIPHLLLLFVFVHACFAQADFAPYFYDNGPYSYNGNLALFSLSEDTAVGTQIYRLNGTDPEGQEVRYGLSFDPGSKEYFSVDSKSGNITLVEKLDREKQDSIDVLVSITDGQSKVVERVTIFVMDANDEKPEFQNMPAIIDVLETTESGISIYKVEAVDRDTGSGGSVTYYLQSAQSTLFAIDRHSGVLRVKSGEMLDYEKAKTHFVIVIAKDGGGSFNGKEQFMSSSATLTINVIDAQDTLPSFIGTPYFGYVYEISVPGSEIFTVEARDGDVGNPNPVRYSFDDGDDGFFSINKTSGCITLLTLPIYLKREIFNIKVRASEVSPEGRLMDYEVTTVVIRVVDLNNNPPTFYGENGPQSTFELTMYEHPPEGEILRGLKITVNDSDQGANAKFNLRLIGPGRMLRVVPQTVLNEAQVTILVEDSAAMDYEKYHFLTYKLLAVEIDTPEKFSATADIVIHLLDTNDNAPKFSSDYYIARIPENSPGGSNVVTVTAFDPDSGPWGEVKYSIYGSGAELFLIKPDSGIIYTQPWASLDAEVRSKYNFYVKAEDTEGKYNLAEVFVTVLDLNDHSPAFYDNFLEKTMVIGAPVKIEAVDDDAEVPNNVIEYAIMKAEPENNIFDINADTGEIMLKSYIKSMAIIQNITKKRDCTWSLVVQARDRGHPSLTTTAVIKIDITEATQLKGGPLGSFLMQNRNKPLQILGMLAGIISLMIIVTVLISTATFMRNKKSNRILPNRRVKRRPKTQHTWLFKNPLKRPERNEQKFKVKEEEREPEVIVENVNHNNNAGRILRQWPPPPPPCAPPPAFCLPVERQWVIPTVSATVAPKPLKKAVVTRQDSVSKALVSELKMRLEQKRKPDH